GATGGGGTCATAACTTTGGCCACTGTGAGAATAATGTCAAATAATGAACTTAATCCAATGCCAGGCACGTGGCGGGCTCCCAGATGAGGGAGCACATCACTACTGTTGGCCTGCAGGCCTCCGCCACAGCAATGGAAGCTTTAttgtcagggctggaaagattgctcagtggttgaaggtgcatgcttgcaaaaactgctggcctgggttcagttcccctagtgcccacataaagccagttgcagaaagtggcacatgcatctggagttcatttgcagcagcaagagaccctgacatgcctatattcactctctctctcataaataaataaaagttttaaaaaaatactgtcagTAGACACAGCGGCAACAGGCAGGAAGAACTGGTTGGGAGCACACAGCACGCTCTTGCCCTTAGTGCCAGGCACAGTATTTAAACTCACTTTACCCTCAGGTTCCTCTATTGGGTAGTCACAGGAACAGGAGTAAGGCAGCCGCCATTGGGTAGGTGTTTAGTAATGGCCCCAAAGGAAAATCATTAATGACAACTCCACAGAACAGAGTCCCAGACTGAATTTCAAAAAGCCTTGACTCACCAAGATGTTGGGTGAACACCAACCCTGTACCcttattccatttttaaaattaattttttgttgttgtttttcgaggtagggtcacgttctagctcatgttgaccaggaattcactatgtagtctcagggtggccttgaactcatggcgatcctcctacttctgcctcctgagtgctgggattaaaggcatgtgccaccatgcctggcttaaaattaattttttattattgacaacttccataattatagaaaataaaccatgataattatccccccttcacaactccactctccatcttacccctccccctctcaatcactctctcttttatttattgatttattggttttttgaggtagggtctcactctagcccaggctgacctggaatttaccaaggagtctcagggtggcctcgaactcacggcaaccctcctacctctgcctcctgcgtgctgggattaaaggcgtgtgccaccacgcctggcttctcttttattttgatgccatcatcttttcctcctattatactggtcttgtgtaggtagtgccaggcactcgaggttatggatatccaggccattattttaaaatatatatatatatatttatttatttatttatttatgaggagaaagcagagagagaattgacacactaggacttcttgccactgtaaacaaactccagatgtatactccactttgtgctcatctggctttacctgggtactggagaatcaaacccaggccagtagggtttataagcaagcacgtttaactactgagccatcttcctagaccttttattcttttcttttttaccaaAGCCCCAGACACATTCAAATCTACCCCAACTTGATTCCTAATTTACATCCCataatccatttaaaaaaaaaacaaaaaaaacaatgtagGCAGACAGAcgtgggtggtggcacacacctttaatcccagcagttaggaggcaaaggtaggaggattgctgtgagtgagttcaaggccagcctgaaattacatagtgaattcttggtcagccttggctacagcaagagaccctaccccaaaacaaaacaaaacaaaacaaaaaaagtaaccaATATAATATACCTTGACTTGATGCCTAATTTGTATCCCTAAGAGTAGGGTCCCCCAGTTCAAGTCACCAAGCAAGTTAAGGCCACTTTGTGgaattttctgcttttctttcttttctaaaataaaatcttagccggaaaaagaaaaaaaaaatcttagccgggcgtgggcatggtggcacacacctttaatcccagcacttaggaggcagaggtaggagggtcgtcatgagttcaaggacaccctgagactacgtagtgaatttccaggtcagcctgagctagagtgagaccctacctcaaacaaagaaaagaaaccaagaaaataaagtcttgcttatctttctcttcttccatcaTTCTTTGTGGATCACAGGACAGTGAACTCAACAGCCACTAGTGGATTTGGGGAATTTTAGTGACTGTTGAGTGTCCATTGCTCAACACCCAAGCTAAATTCCCGCAGAGCTGAGAATCGCTCCGCCACTCTCAGGACCTGCCACAGTTGAGgtacctttcctttccttcctttcttccctccgtctctctcttctcccctccatcctccctcctccctcccgtgtgtgtgtgtgtgtgtgtgtgtgtgtgtgtgtgtgtgtgtgtgtgtgaactcagGGCTCCATGGATACAaggaagtgctctaccactgagccacaccgcAGCAAGCAGCACTCAGAGTAGTCTAGTTTCCATGGctgaaaacaaaaatctctgcCCTTGCAGAGCCGGGCCACAGCCTGAGAAGGAAAGGGCACCAGGGCCATTTGTGAACCACTTTTACCATGACAGGGCCTAGCATCCCCACCTCTCAGCCTCCTGTGAGCAGCCTCGAGGGCAGGGTCCTCTGCGCAGACACTTACTGGAAGCTGGTCCAAATGAGCGGTGCTGGGGCCTTTCCCCCGCTCTGTGGACCCAAGGAAGCTGAGCCCCTTCCAAAACCAACACTGCCCGCTGGTCCCAGCCTGGCACCGTCTGGTGCTGTAAGCTGACTCTGCGCAGGCTGGCACTGCCCTGCCCCTCCCTGCCTGTGGGCGTCACACTTCTTATGTGGGACGGGGTCTGGGGACggcaggggagggagaaagatggaGTTACAGACCTTCCACCGATTCCCGCACTCGTTGCACAAGACAAAGGTGGTCATGGGCTCATCGGCGCTGCGTGTCTGCAcctaagagagagaagagacactgtGACGTCACTCCCCTGCTCTAGGGCCTTCCATGGCTCCTACTGTCTTTAGGGGCACGTCCACATCCTACAGATGGGCACTGGTATTTGCCCGACTTTGGCAATTCTCTTACCAAAtgcttttaagtgggtgctgggatcaaaactCGGgtgctcatgtttgcacagcaattacttttactcactgaaccatctatctccccagcccccatgttttcttttatttctttttgttttatttttcaaagtaaggtctcacgctaactcaggctgacctggaattcactatgtagtctgagggtggcctcaaactcatggcgatcctcctgagcgctgggattaaaggcgtgcacccagcccagcccccattttaaaaaaaaatatttttttttatttatgagagacagagagaatgagtcagtaaggatgggcacaccagggcgtttgccacagcaaacaaactccggtgcatgcgccaccatgtgcatctggcttacatgggttctgtggagtcaaacctgggtccttaggctttgcaggcaagtgccttaactgataagccatctctccagcccattttttttgggggggtagggtcttcttctctagtccaggctgtcacagaattcactatgtagtctcagggtagcctcgaactctcaatgatccacctacctctgccgcctgagtgctgggattaaaggtgtgtacaaccacacccggctccattttgggttttttgatacagggtttcaTTACATAGAACAAGCTGGCCTTAACTCATATTCCAATCCtcttgtcctcctgcctcagcttccccaatgctggaattacaggcatgtgccaccacatctggaaaCTTTTATAAATCTTGCTTGCTGAGGTGATAGAGGAAGGAAGAGTGATCTAGAAAGACTAGAACATGTGTAACTCTGCAACAGGCCGTTCCCAGATCTTCCAGGAAGGGCCTTCCACAGCCCGCCATGGCTCCCTTGTATCTTCATCTTCCCCTCAGGGACCTATCACTGACCAAGTTGGATGGACTACAGCAGAAATGGTTGATCTACTAGCTGGACATAACAGTGCACACCTGAAATTCcaacccttgggaggtggaggcaagaggattaggagttcaaggtcagtttcagctacatattgaattcaaggccagcctaggttacatgaggccctgccttaaaaaatcaaaaacaatgggcttagcggttaaggcgcttgcctacgaagcctactgacttgagttcgattccctagtatgcatgtaaagtcagattcacaaagtggcgcatgcatctggagcttgtttgcagcgtctggaggccctgtacacccattctctctgtctctcttctctcaaaagccaggtgtggtggcacacacctttcatcccagaacttgggagccagaggtaggaagacagctgtgagtttgaggccactttcagactacagactgaatttcgggtcaacctgggctagggtgagaccctatctcaaaaaaccaaaataccaacaaacaaacaaaacactcaaaaacaacaaaaggaaaagaatttgAACATTGTTCTGTTAGTCTCCTTGGCATTGCCCTTGCTAGACCCTGAGCAAAGCTGGAGAGCCCATCAGTCcatctgggcctcagtttccctgtctgtATGATGAGAGCTGGGTTTCACATTTCCCATGCTCTCACAGTACAGGGGGACACGTGAGCCCAGCCTCATGGACACCCAGCAGTTCCACCCTTGGAACACTTTCCAGAGGCCACAAGCACCATAGCGGCGTCCCAGGCTTGCACTTCCCTCTGCAATCCAGAGAGTTCTAGCTGCTGCTCCCTGCAGCGCCTCCAGGGCTCCTCCACTCTCAAGCTGCCAGGTTCCGGGCCTTGCCCACCCAGGCCCTCTGCACATTGCCCATTCGGCCTTGTCCGCCTGGCTCTGAGCCTTGTCGACCCAGACCCCGTGTGCTGCCCACCTGGTTCTGCAGATTGCCCACTCTGGCCCCATCCACTGCCCACCTAATCCTGGGCTTAGCCCACCCAGGCCCTGTGCATTACCCACCTGGCTCTGAGCCTTGCCCACCGGGCCCTATGCATTGCCCACCCATGCCCCACATTCCACCCACCTGGTTCTGGGCCCTGCCCACCCAGGCCCCCTGTGCTGCCCACCTGGTTGTAGGTGCAGTTCTTCTTCTTGCACTTGCTGCACTGGAAGAGGTCGGTGGTGGTGCCGCCAGTCTTGGCCATCTGGTGCTCCCGGATGGCCTCCTGGGTCATGGCGTTCCTCAGCTCCCTGAGCTCATCACTGGCCATTTCCTGGTGAGAAAACAGTCTGTCTCTCAGAGGTGGGGTGTCCTGGGGCTCTACATCACTCCCAATTTCTACAGCCTAACTGAGCAGGAAGGCCAAGGCTGGGTCGAGAAAGAGGAGGCAGGACCCCCTGGCTTTGCACCTGCTGGGAAAAAGCGAGTCCTCCGGCCAGAAAGTCGAACCTGAGGGCTGTGGTTGGGCCAGGGTTACCTGGCCACATGGGGATGAGCACACCTCTGTGAGagttactctttctttctttttaatatttttatttatttatttgacagagaaagagggagagagaaagagagaatgggcgtgccagggccggcctccagccactgcaaacaaactccaaacacatgcacccccttgtgcatctggctaatgtgggtcctggggaatggaacctgggtcctttgtctttgcaggcaaatgtcttaatcgctaagccatccctccagcacagtaGTTCCTCTTTCTTAACATCATGACAAGGGATGCATGACATGTTTCATGAAGGAGCAGGTCATGTATTAATTTTGAGGGCAGACAGTTTTACATGTATTAACCTTTAACACCACACACAATTTAATCCTTTACTAAGCAGCTATGATTTATAtcctcagtttttgtttgtttgtttgtttgttttctttttcaagatagggtttcactctagcccaggctgacctggaattcactatgtagtctcagggtggccttgaactcgtggcaatcctcctacctctgcctccctagtgctgggattaaaggcatgtaccaccatacccagcctcacATGCTCGTTTTATACAGGGGGAAAACCAGAGACACGGAGGTTGAGCAGCCTGTGTGAGAAGACCACAGCGCCATGTGGCAGGAGATGAGTTCAAACTCAGGCAGCTGACCAGCTCCCCATGACGGCATGATAGGACCATTCCCCTTTCCTTCACTACTGACCCCTCCAAGCCTGATAGACCCCTTCTTTCTGGCAGTTCCTATGTGGACAAATACCCCATTTGCCTCTCTGTGGTGTCCATGTTTGTAAATCTGTCTGACTCCTTACCCAGGTCTCCTACCCTGGCTGGGCTGCGCTGGGTCTGGGATGAACAAGAGAAGAGGGGACGAAAACAAAGCACTGAGGAGCAGGTCTGCAGCCGCCCAGCTGCCTCCTTGGCTTCACTGTTCTCCGGCCCTGCATATGGGTAACTGTTTCCTGCCCTGGGCCTCCGTGTCCTCCGCTACAACATGGGATGACAGACATTTCTATCTGGGCAAAAGAGAAAACTGGACAGACAgcatgctttaaaaaaacaaacaaacccagttaccactgtgccaggcatggtggcactcacctttaatcccagcacttgggaggcacaggtaggaggattgccacaagttcaaggccaccctgagactacatagtgaattcctggtcagcctgagccagagcaagaccctacttcgaaataaaaaaaaacaacccagttCCCtccttaatatatatgtatatattagctGTGTTGGCTACCCAGccagtgggaggctgaggtgggtcTGTTGGAAAAGGCCCTGCCCCATCCCCACGACCCTCACCTCTGCCGTCATCTTGGCAATGAGTCCTGTGGAAATAGCCCCACTGAGCACGTTCCGCCTCAGGCCCGGGTTCCTGGGGTCCTTGAGGTTGCTGATGCGGCTGCGCACGCGGTTCCGGTACTTCATGTCCGTGCTCCTGAGCTCTTGGTAGATATGTGACAGGGTCAAGGGCCAGCCAGCCACTCATGGAGGGACATTGAGGACGAGAGCCCTGGgccatcccttcctctccttggACTGCAGCAGGCATcatagggttttgttttgtttttttcttttccaggtagggtttcactctagcccaggctgacccagagtgAGTATGCAGTATGCAGTATGagactacgtagtctcagggtagccttgaactcacagggatcctcctacctctgcctcccacgtgttgggatgaaaggtgtgagccaccaggtgTCATGTGTATTACTGTGGTCTCTGCCCAGTGGGGATCTCACTTGGCATTGGGGTCACTCACATATGAAACAGCCTTGAAGGTGACATTATTATGGTAAATTCCATGTCAGAGCCTCTCTTGTGACTTCAGGACATTGCACTCACCTCTGCTATCTCTGCAAGGCCAGTCTCAGATAAGCAGTGGGAGGTGGGGTGCATGCAGAGTTCAGAACCTGCAACCCACGACTAAAGCTTCCAGTTCAGCAGCCAGAgctcctgagcctcagttttctcatctggacAATGGAAACAACAGCCCCTGCCTCATCAGAAATCACTGGCAGCATTAGCGGAGGCAGGAAGTGCTAGTTGCCATGCACAGTGCCGGCCCGGTGACTTCAGGCCGTGAAGCATAGAAGCCGTGACCAtccaaggagagaatgagagatgccTGACCGTGAGGTGAGCTGTCCTTCTTCCACTAGGGCTAGAAATGTACCACAGGGCCTTTCGGACAGTGCAGCTGAGCCCTTAGGTTCTGAAGTCTGTAGCTCAGCATAGTTTTGTCAGGGGATGAACCCTCCCTGGGCTGCTGTGACCTCACCCAGTATCACATGGATCCCAGGAAACCATCTTGTGGGGTTGCTCTCAGAACCTACTGATTTGAAGGGGCAGCATGTAATGTGACAATGTCAGCTGCACTCAGGGGCAGAGCAGGGGGCTGTCCCCAGACACCCCATTACCACACGGTCCAGGCACCCACAGTCCCACAGGGCTCAAGGATATGATCTTCAATTTCTGATGCCAGCTTGTCACAGTTGACTCCATAGTCCTTGAAATCTTCTAAAAGATCCATAAACACACCCATCAGCCACACATgacctccccagtcctggggacAGGGACACTCCTGTACCACTGATAGCACAGGAGACTGAGGGTATCCCATCTGTTGCTTCCCCGCCCCCCATCCTAGGCCCAAGTCCTCTCACCTTCTGCCCTTAGAGCGGCAGACAGCATCTCCACGCACTTGTCCCTCACCGAGTCCCCAGTGAGATAGCAAGGGGCCAGGAGGCAGACGGACGGAGCGAACGTGGGAGTCAAAGGGCTGCTGGGGGTCTTGGGGGTCTCTGCTTTCGATTTGCAGCTGTTTGATCTGTGGGTGACAATCAGTAATGGCAGGTCAACATgaaacaaacaacccaattatGGGGTAGCGTTCTGCACGGTCACATGCTTGTGTTCCTTTCATCCCTATAACAACCCTGTGAGGCAAGGGCTCTGtaattgtgtgtgcgtgtgtgtatgtgtgtatgggtgtgggcGTGTACATGGAGAAGAGGTCAATTTCAAgtgccttcctcagttgctctcctacattataattactttaaaaaatttaacatttgggttggagagatggcttagcggttaagcgctcgcctatgaagcctatgggaccccagttcgaggctcggtttcccaggtcccacgttagccagatgcacaagggggcgcacgcgtctggagttcgtttgcagtggctggaagccatggcgcgcccattctctctctctccctctatctgtctttctctctgtgtctgttgctctcaaataaataaataaaaaatgaacaaaaaaaatcttaaaaaaaaagacacctggAGCTACCTTGCCTTCAGGGaagccactttaaaaaaaaaaaatttaacatttatttacttatttgagagagataaaatgggtgtaccagggcctccagccactgcaaatgaactccagatgtttgcaccaccttatacatctggcttacatgggtactgaggaactgttcctgggtccttaggctttgcaggcaagtgccttaaccactaagccatctctccaactcagttgttcttttttgaagcagagtctcattgtagcccaggctggcctggaactcactctgtagtcccaggctggcctcgaattcatggcatcctcttacttctgcttccctggtgctgggattaaaggtgtgtaccaccacacctggcctaccttattttttgagacaggctctctcactgaaccaagagCTCACGGGTTCAGTTGGACTAGCTAACCACCAAGCCTCTTCATTCCTCCTTAGGCCTAGAACGACAGGCACACGTggtatcacacccagcttttgtgtGTCCTTGTACTTGCTCAGGTCTGGACGCTCGCATGACCAGcacttacccactgggccatctcccagtCTAAGGGACCATTTTAGATACTTGACATAGATCGTCTCATCCAGTGTTCATAACAATCCTATGAGGTCCATGTTATTATCCCACAGCAGAGGTGCATCTTAGAAAGAGATGCATTTAGAAATGGGCTTGAtgagctggaaaggtggctcagcggttaagtgatCTTCCGGAGCAAGCAAGAGGGCTttagactgcctgagtttgaaactccagaacccacacaaacagctgggcatggccatacatgcctGCAACCCTCATCCTGTAGTAGAGCAGGGACCAAGGAATTgccagaacttaaaaaaaaaaagaaaaagaaaaagagaaaaaaagaaaagattgagcAGAGGAACAAGGATGGAGTAGAAGTCCTGACTTtctgttccagccactgcaggtgagtgcaCCTCACCCCAGACAagggcacatatatgtgcatacactgtagcacgtacacacacacacacacacactctcacacacacattagcAAAAACAAATGAGCTTGATGTCAGTCACGTATGTGGGTGCTCAGACAAACAGAACAAAACTTTAATTAAGGCATTTGAACTCCTTGGCACCTCTACTCTTTTCTAAGTATTGTGCTCTACTTGTTACACAAATGGCCATGCTCCCATCTGCTATGTACTAGGCTggtttctctcatatatataatatggtcttttaaaaatattttatctgtgggctggagagatggttagggCACTAgcatgcaaagtctaacaactgtttgattcccccatgtaaagtacccatgtaaagccagatgcacaaagtggcacactcatatggagttcatttgcagcggctagaggccttggcaaaccccctccttgcaaacaagtccataaaaatatttttaaaatattttatctgggctggagagatggcttagcggttaagcgcttgcctgtgaagcctaaggaccccggttcgaggctcggttccccaggtcccacgttagccagatgcacaagggggcgcacgcgtctggagttcatttgcagtggctggaagccctggtgcacccattctctctctctccccctccatctgtctttctctctatatctgtcgctctcaaataaataaataaaaaatgaacaaaaaaaattaaaaaaaatattttatctatctacttgagagacagagaatgaatatgggcatgccagggcctcttgccactgaaaatgaactccagacacatgcaccacttttgtgtatttggttttattcatttatttggttttctgagatagggtcttgctttagctcaggctgacctggaattcactatgtagtgtcagggtagcctcgaactcacagcaatcatcctaactctgcctcccaagtgctgggattaaaggcgtatgtcaccacgcctggccttacatttgattttaagtgggaactggggaattgaacttgggctggcaagctttgaaagcaagcacctttaaccactgagcaatctccccagtccttctaTATTATGTTCTTATAAATACATGCATTATCCATCTACAATTAaaacatccatccatctatcaaaACAGATTTAGAGAGTCTGGCCATGGAGATGTGCCCAGAATGATGCACCACAGGGACTAGAGCCCAGGGCCATGTGATTCTAACCCCTTCGTGCCCAGACACACTGCCTACAAATGATCCTGCCTTGCTTTTCTGGAgaaagggtctcatatagcccaggctgaccttcaacttttatgtagctgaggatgaccaatAACTCTGATCCTCTtgactctacctcctgagtattggaattacaggtatgtgccaaaATACCTGGTTTGTAGAATTAAGAGGCTCatgtaagcactctaccaactgagctacatcctcagacttaaatttcttttttgctttttatttttaattattattatttttgggggtgttgaggtagggtcttactcttaactcaggctgacctggaattcactatatagtctcaaggtggccttgaactcagggtaatcctcctacctctgcctccctagtgctgggattaaaggcgtgagcctccATACCTTGcaagttttgctttttaaaatatttttattatttatttgcatgtatgtatattcacaccaggacctcttaccattgcaaatgatctccaaatgcatattgccatttttgtgtctggctttaagtaaGTGGGctagcagactttgaaagcaaggacctttaaccactgagccatctccccagcactttttttttttttttcaaggtagggtcctcactctggaatttactatgtagtctcagagtggactctaactcatggcaatcctacctcccaaatgctgggattaaaggcatgcaccaccataactgggttattttggctttaaaaagacacaaataataggctggagagatggcttagcagttaaggacactTACTTTcacagcctgctggcccaggtttgattccccagtacccacataaagccagatgcacaaaaagacacaaataatatatgcatgtgtgctcaAATAACTGGCAGGCTAACTAGTCAGCTCAACTTGCAACCATAAAATAtgaaagactgggctggagagggcttagcagttaaggcgtttgcctgcaaagcctaaggatccatgttgtactctccagatcccacgtaaaccagacacaaaaaggtgagtcaagcacaaggtcatatatgcccactaggtggcgttaAGTTTCTGGTGttagactgcagtggctgaggccctggcacatcaattctctctctcttgttctctctaaataataataataataattttaaaaatatgaaaaactgaGTGGCTTcaataacagaaatttatttctctgaAGTTCTACAAACTAGAAGCTCAACTGAAGCCCATGGACAATTTGGTTTTTGGAGACCTCACCTTCTGGCTCATAAATGTTCCCTTTCATATCTTTTAGAAATGATGCTGAAATAAAGATATCTAGCTGGAAAGCTGGATGGTTAATCCCCgagtgctttaatcccagcacctgggaggcaaaggtaggaggatcgccatgagttaaaggccaccctgagactacctagtgaattccaggtcaacctgtactagagtgaaactctacctcaaaaaaaaaaggggggggggctggagagatggcttagcagttaagcgcttgcctgtgaagcctaaggaccccggttcgaggctcagttccccaggtcccacgttagccagatgcacaagggggtgcacgcatctggagttcgtttgcagaggctggaagccctggcgcgcccattctctctctccctctatctgtctttctctgtgtgtctgtcgctctcaaataaaaaaaaaaaaattaaaaaaaaaataataaaattaaaaaaaaaaaagggggggagggctggagagatggcttagcggttaagcgcttgcctgtgaagcataaggaccccggttcgaggctcgattttccaggacccatgttagccagatgcacaagggggcgcatgcgtctggagttcgtttgcagtggctggaagccatggcgtgcccattctttctctctctctctctctgcctctttctctctctgtcactctcaaataaataaaaatgaacaaaaaaatttaaaaaaaaaagggggggagggctgggctggagagatggcttagtggttaagtgcttgctgtgaagcctaaggaccctggttcaaatctcaattccccaggacctaggtaagccagatgcacaaggggggggggggcgcaagcatctggagttcgtttgcagtggctggaggccctggtgcacccattctctctctatctgcctctttctctgtctttcgttctcaaataaataaataaaactaaaaataaaaaaaatggtatcTTCCCATGGGCAAAGTGAAGACCATTGCCAGCACACATGTTCTAAAGTCTTGTGCTGCTAACAATAGCtgcagtgaggtcatgaatgcctgcttcagaagacagcatttcacagccccgtccccatcctctggctctgacattctttccatccctcc
The genomic region above belongs to Jaculus jaculus isolate mJacJac1 chromosome 5, mJacJac1.mat.Y.cur, whole genome shotgun sequence and contains:
- the Tcea3 gene encoding transcription elongation factor A protein 3 isoform X2 translates to MGQEEELLRIAKRLEKMVARKNTEGALDLLKKLNSCQMSIQLLQTTRIGIAVNGVRKHCSDKEVVSLAKVLIKNWKRLLDSPGAPKGGEEREKVKKKEKSFDCSDWKPEAGLSSPRKKGGEEPKNRSNSCKSKAETPKTPSSPLTPTFAPSVCLLAPCYLTGDSVRDKCVEMLSAALRAEEDFKDYGVNCDKLASEIEDHIYQELRSTDMKYRNRVRSRISNLKDPRNPGLRRNVLSGAISTGLIAKMTAEEMASDELRELRNAMTQEAIREHQMAKTGGTTTDLFQCSKCKKKNCTYNQVQTRSADEPMTTFVLCNECGNRWKFC
- the Tcea3 gene encoding transcription elongation factor A protein 3 isoform X1, whose product is MGQEEELLRIAKRLEKMVARKNTEGALDLLKKLNSCQMSIQLLQTTRIGIAVNGVRKHCSDKEVVSLAKVLIKNWKRLLDSPGAPKGGEEREKVKKKEKSFDCSDWKPEAGLSSPRKKGGEEPKNRRDSVDSKSPTTSSPKRPSVERSNSCKSKAETPKTPSSPLTPTFAPSVCLLAPCYLTGDSVRDKCVEMLSAALRAEEDFKDYGVNCDKLASEIEDHIYQELRSTDMKYRNRVRSRISNLKDPRNPGLRRNVLSGAISTGLIAKMTAEEMASDELRELRNAMTQEAIREHQMAKTGGTTTDLFQCSKCKKKNCTYNQVQTRSADEPMTTFVLCNECGNRWKFC